TTTCTGAGAGCCAAAAAGTTCAACCAGAAAAAAGCGTTAACAGTTCTACAGAACTATCATTCagttaaaaaagaatttcATCAAATATTTGACAAAGTTCACAATCCAGCAGTGTTGGAGCCTCTCATCAATAGCCATGTTATATTAACATTTCAAGGCCAAGCTAAGGATGGAGCTGGCATTATGTGGTACCGGCCAGGTATGCTCGATAGAGAAATTGATATCTATGACCTTATGGCATACAGTGTTTTGACCATTGAGAAGATGTTGGAAAGTGAGGCATGTCAAATTAATGGTTTGGCATCTGTTGAAGATTTGGAGCACTTCAGTATTAGCATGCTGTTCAAAATATCACCAATTGCACTAGCTCGCATGAATTCAATATGGCAGGATGCAATGCCGCTTCGTTTTAAGGCAGTTCATATCCTGAACGAAGGAAAGGTTTACGATATTATACTTGCCTTATTTAAACCTTTTCTCAAGCAGAAGATTATTGACCGCATTCACACTCATGGTTCTAAAATAAATAGTCTCCATGAGTTTGTCGACCAAGCAGTCTTACCACCAGAGTTAGGTGGAACAGGTCCAGATGGTGAAAGTACAGGAAAGTGGTGGATTGAGAAACTAACCGAAGACTGGACCAAGGACACTGCTTtgtagaaaaatttaaaatgacaaGTATGCTCTTTGAATGTAAGGTGTGTATATAGCAAAAATCCTCGTTGAAATTAGTTCCTTTTCTGTGAATTCATGTTTGAATGACTTAGTTAACATTAAAAAGCTAGTTACATTTTACTTGTCTTACTGTAGGAGAATTGCATATTCAGGTGTTATGGTAGAAATGTACAAATCTATATCTGTaggtaaatatttaaaacaaattgtcGAAAACTGCAT
Above is a window of Clavelina lepadiformis chromosome 8, kaClaLepa1.1, whole genome shotgun sequence DNA encoding:
- the LOC143468157 gene encoding alpha-tocopherol transfer protein-like, which gives rise to MTTRYECTLSPELLEKAVTELHEPRDNAERLKAIDELKNSYNAEKYGPLIRDDDGFILRFLRAKKFNQKKALTVLQNYHSVKKEFHQIFDKVHNPAVLEPLINSHVILTFQGQAKDGAGIMWYRPGMLDREIDIYDLMAYSVLTIEKMLESEACQINGLASVEDLEHFSISMLFKISPIALARMNSIWQDAMPLRFKAVHILNEGKVYDIILALFKPFLKQKIIDRIHTHGSKINSLHEFVDQAVLPPELGGTGPDGESTGKWWIEKLTEDWTKDTAL